The DNA window CCACAACCTTACCATAAATCATATACCCTACTACAAGGGCAATTATTGAAGCTATAAAACTTATCATATTTATCCCTCCTTAAAGATTTATTTGTTTACAATATTTATTATACTATTTTTTTACTTTTTTTATTGTTTTAATACGTAAAATGTATTTTTTAATGTTTAAAATGTTGTTTTTTTTATCTGAAATGCACTTACTATATTTTTCTTTTTGTGATAAAATAGTCTGAAAGGAGATGATAATATGTTTAATTTGGTTAGTGCTCTTCTTAATAACTTGGGATATATTATAATCATAGCTTTTTTATTTACCCGTATCCAAAGTTCAAGAAATATATTTACTAAAGAAAATTATAATGCTAAAGATATAATTATGCTTTCTCTATTTTTTGGAGGACTTGCTATAATCGGTACATATTCTGGTATTAACTATAAAGGTTCTATTGCAAATACTCGTAATATCGGGGTAATTGCTGGAGGATTGATGGTTTCCCCTTGGGTTGGAATATTTGCTGGAATAATTGCAGGGATTCATAGATTTTTCCTACTCAATGGACAATTTACTGCTATTCCTTGTGCTATCTCCACAATTTTTGGTGGTTTTTTTGTAGCTTATCTCTCGAAATATATAAATGAAAAAAATAAATATATTTATGGTTTCTTTGCTGGCTTTGTTGTAGAAAATCTTAGTATGTTACTTATCTATCTTTTGGGGGCTGATAAAGCTCACGCTCTTGAAATAGTAAAGGCTATATACATTCCTATGATTTTGGCAAATGCTTTAGGAGTTCCCATTGTTATAATTATAATAGAAAGCATCATTGAAGAAAAAGAGATAATGGCTGGTAAACAAGCTAAACTTTCTCTTGAGATAGCTGAAAAAACTTTGCCGTATTTCTCAAATGGTGGCTCACTAAATGAAGTATGTAAAATTATAATGGAAGCTTTAGATGCTAAATCAGTTATTCTTTCAAATGAAAAATTTATAGTTGGTAGTCATTCATTCAGTGATGAATTTCGTGTTGACCATGTAGAAGTTCAAAGTGAAGAAGCAAAAAAAGTTTTATCCACTGGAGAGATGTTTGTTGCCAATAGAATTTTTAATAAACAAGAGTTTGAATGTGTTGAGGGAAATATAAAATCATATATCATTGTTCCACTTTATCAAAATAAAAAAGTTTCAGGTACTTTAAAAGTATATTTTGATAAATTCGGACAGATTACTGAGAGTAAAAAAAATCTAATAGTTGGGCTTTCTCAGCTTATATCAACACAACTTGAGCTCACAAAACTTGAAAACTTTAAAGCTATGGCAAGAGATGCCAACTTTAAAATGCTACAGACACAAATAAATCCACATTTTTTATTTAATGCTTTAAATACTATCTCATCTTTTATAAGAATAAATCCTGAAAAAGCTAGAGATGTTATCCTAAATCTTTCTACTATTCTTAGATTTAATCTTGAAAATTTTGATAGACTTGTTCCTGTAGAAAAAGAAATTGAACAGGTAAAAGCCTATGTAAATATAGAACAAGCTCGTTTTAATAATAAAATAAAAGTGGATTATTCTATCGATGATGATATTTTAAATTTCCAGATACCTAGTCTTATTATTCAACCTCTCGTTGAAAATAGTATAAAACACGGATTACTTCCTAAACGTGAGGGAGGAAGTGTATTTATTGGTATAAAAAAAATAGAAAATAACCATATAAAAATCACAGTAAAAGATGACGGAGTTGGTATCCCACAAGAAATTATTAATTCAATAGATGATGTAGATATCAAAAGTATCGGTCTAAAAAATGTACATGCTAGGCTTAAACTTCTATATGGAAAAGGACTTGAAATAAAAAGACTAGCTCAAGGAACAGAGATAAATTATGATATATAATTAAGGAGTGATTAATGTTAAAATATATAATAGTAGAGGATGAATTTCCAGCAAGAGAAGAACTGAAATATTTTATTGGACTTTTTGAAGAATTTTCTATGGAGGGAGAGTTTGAAAATCCAATTGATGCTCTAAAATTTTTAGAAGATACAAAAGTTGATGTGGCATTTTTAGATATTAATATGTCTGGACTTGATGGGATTAATCTTGGAAAAATTATTCATAAATTAAATCCCAATATGAAAATTGTTTTTATAACAGCCTATAGAGAATATGGAGCAGAAGCTTTTGAGTTAAAAGCTTTTGATTATCTATTAAAACCATATTCTGAAGAGAGAATTAAAACTACTCTCTCAAATCTCATAAAAGAATCTAATAAACAACCAGGTTTAAAAGAGGATATATCAAAGGTAAATAAACTTGTAGTAAACGAAGATGATAAATTTATTTTCTTAGGCTTCGATAATATTTACTATATAGAAGCCTCTGATAAAGAGTGTTTGATCCACACAAAAGATAAAACTTATACTTCAAAACTTAAACTTTCAAAGTTAGAAGAACTTTTACCAAATAAAAAGTTTTTTAAAACTCACAGATCGTATCTTGTAAACCTTGATAAAATTTCTGAACTTGAAGCTTGGTTCAGTGGTAGTTACGTGATTAAGCTAGAGGGAATCTCTGATACCTTACCTCTTAGCAGAAACAATCTTAAAGCTTTTAAAGAATTATTTATCATAAAGTAATTGATTATTTTTTGAACAATAAAAATGTGTTTTTAATTAATATTGATAATATTTTTATCTTGTGCTATACTAAAAACAAGGAGGACATATGAAGGTAAAACTACTGTTATGTTTTTTTATTTTTTCTGTTTTAACCATTGGAGAAGAGATAAAGTTTAATGATTTAACAAAAGATCATTGGGCGTATAAATCTATACAAAATCTAGTAGATAATAAAATTATAGATCAAAAATCTGTAAATTTTAATG is part of the Fusobacterium perfoetens genome and encodes:
- a CDS encoding LytS/YhcK type 5TM receptor domain-containing protein, whose amino-acid sequence is MFNLVSALLNNLGYIIIIAFLFTRIQSSRNIFTKENYNAKDIIMLSLFFGGLAIIGTYSGINYKGSIANTRNIGVIAGGLMVSPWVGIFAGIIAGIHRFFLLNGQFTAIPCAISTIFGGFFVAYLSKYINEKNKYIYGFFAGFVVENLSMLLIYLLGADKAHALEIVKAIYIPMILANALGVPIVIIIIESIIEEKEIMAGKQAKLSLEIAEKTLPYFSNGGSLNEVCKIIMEALDAKSVILSNEKFIVGSHSFSDEFRVDHVEVQSEEAKKVLSTGEMFVANRIFNKQEFECVEGNIKSYIIVPLYQNKKVSGTLKVYFDKFGQITESKKNLIVGLSQLISTQLELTKLENFKAMARDANFKMLQTQINPHFLFNALNTISSFIRINPEKARDVILNLSTILRFNLENFDRLVPVEKEIEQVKAYVNIEQARFNNKIKVDYSIDDDILNFQIPSLIIQPLVENSIKHGLLPKREGGSVFIGIKKIENNHIKITVKDDGVGIPQEIINSIDDVDIKSIGLKNVHARLKLLYGKGLEIKRLAQGTEINYDI
- a CDS encoding LytR/AlgR family response regulator transcription factor: MLKYIIVEDEFPAREELKYFIGLFEEFSMEGEFENPIDALKFLEDTKVDVAFLDINMSGLDGINLGKIIHKLNPNMKIVFITAYREYGAEAFELKAFDYLLKPYSEERIKTTLSNLIKESNKQPGLKEDISKVNKLVVNEDDKFIFLGFDNIYYIEASDKECLIHTKDKTYTSKLKLSKLEELLPNKKFFKTHRSYLVNLDKISELEAWFSGSYVIKLEGISDTLPLSRNNLKAFKELFIIK